In one window of Hyla sarda isolate aHylSar1 chromosome 1, aHylSar1.hap1, whole genome shotgun sequence DNA:
- the LOC130271430 gene encoding hydroxycarboxylic acid receptor 2-like, giving the protein MTYEGLQNNLNRSNSSCCMFEEPVLFYLLPPILILIIVLGSVFNCVALWAFCFHVKKWKSSTVYLFNLSMADFLLIICLPFRTDYYLKKKRWIYGDVPCRLMLFMLSMNRAGSILFLTLIGLDRYFKVVHPHNKINSLSTKSATIISCAVWLTTIATNTFILTEDHYGGDISSNYICESFMVCPADSCWHDVSFILLFFLPLCIVLFCSYSIIWKLRQRNLDRDSKIKKAVKCIISVGIVFLVCFLPSVSTRIKILILLSYPQRNDCSIYKSIDTAFYVTICLTYMNSMCNPLVYFFSSPSFSVFYRKILKCSNQSDSESNTVPTNPNITS; this is encoded by the coding sequence ATGACATATGAAGGACTTCAAAACAACCTGAACAGAagtaactccagctgttgtatgttTGAAGAACCTGTTCTCTTCTACCTTCTTCCTCCCATACTAATTCTAATAATTGTGCTGGGATCTGTTTTTAACTGCGTAGCTTTATGGGCATTTTGCTTCCACGTCAAGAAATGGAAGAGCAGTACAGTTTATCTCTTCAACTTGTCGATGGCTGATTTTCTACTCATTATCTGCCTGCCCTTCAGAACAGACTATTATCTGAAGAAGAAACGCTGGATTTATGGAGATGTCCCATGCAGACTAATGCTTTTCATGCTTTCAATGAACAGGGCAGGAAGCATCCTCTTTCTCACTCTGATTGGACTGGATCGGTACTTCAAAGTTGTTCATCCACACAATAAAATCAATTCCTTATCCACAAAGTCTGCCACCATTATTTCATGTGCTGTGTGGCTTACAACAATTGCAACAAATACCTTCATTCTCACTGAAGATCATTACGGAGGAGACATATCAAGCAATTATATTTGTGAAAGTTTTATGGTTTGTCCTGCTGACTCATGTTGGCATGACGTGTcctttattcttctttttttcctccctctgtGCATTGTTCTCTTTTGCTCTTATAGCATCATATGGAAACTCAGGCAGAGGAACCTGGACAGGGATTCAAAGATAAAGAAAGCAGTCAAATGCATAATATCGGTTGGTATTGTGTTCCTGGTATGTTTTTTACCAAGTGTGTCAACCaggataaaaatcttaatccttttatctTATCCACAAAGGAATGATTGCAGCATATATAAATCTATAGACACAGCATTTTATGTTACTATTTGCTTGACATATATGAACAGTATGTGCAACCCTTTGGTCTACTTCTTCTCAAGCCCCTCATTCAGTGTATTTTATAGAAAGATCCTGAAGTGTTCAAACCAATCTGACTCTGAATCAAACACAGTGCCTACTAATCCCAACATTACTTCTTAA